CGGACGTCTTCCCGAGATCACCACTAGTGCCCCACATGGCGATCACCCTAAGGTCCACATAATTGCTGGTAATCAGCTGGTGGAGGTCTGCCTCTGATGATTTTTCGTGCTCCAAGGCGGCAAGTCTTGCTTCGTTGATGCCAAACAGTGTTGCAGTGGCATTGCTGACCTGCTCCTCTGCCGCGGTAGGCTTAGAGGCTGAACTCTCCTTGATGAGGCGATAGCGCAGATtcctgttgctcacatcctccaccTCGGCCCTCAGCTCCTTCACCTCATTGGCAATGCGGCGTCGATCACCTGGGTTGCGGGGGATGCAGCCCAAGAATGGTTTTTTCTCCGAGTGGAGGCCGAAATCCATGAGGCTATCCTCCACCTTATAGGCCAGGACCCCAATCTGTTTCACCCAGGTGGTGAGCACCTTATTGTGGCTTTGCTCCTCATCGGCCGTCATCAGGAACGACTGCATCATCTGCAGCTCGTCCTTGATGAAGTTCACATCGCGCTCGACACCGAGCTGCAGCGCGATTTCCTCTGCCGCCTTGGACTTTGCATAGCCCAGAGCACCTTCGAGCACAGCCTTGCCCAAGCTAATCGCCGTCGCCTCCATGCTTCTCGTTGCTTTCTTGCTGTGATATGAGGTTTTGGTGTTAATGCTAGTTCGGGAGATATTGGTCCCTGCCaatatccttttggtttccctgcaGAATACTGTCAAC
Above is a genomic segment from Triticum dicoccoides isolate Atlit2015 ecotype Zavitan unplaced genomic scaffold, WEW_v2.0 scaffold195410, whole genome shotgun sequence containing:
- the LOC119344961 gene encoding putative disease resistance RPP13-like protein 2, whose protein sequence is MEATAISLGKAVLEGALGYAKSKAAEEIALQLGVERDVNFIKDELQMMQSFLMTADEEQSHNKVLTTWVKQIGVLAYKVEDSLMDFGLHSEKKPFLGCIPRNPGDRRRIANEVKELRAEVEDVSNRNLRYRLIKESSASKPTAAEEQVSNATATLFGINEARLAALEHEKSSEADLHQLITSNYVDLRVIAMWGTSGDLGKTSVIQELYDDPKVLKRFGFRAWIRLMHPFNPQEFLSSLVRQSYENSLEELGKPEQETSVGANVLAKMEKMDQSDLVRV